In the genome of Paenibacillus sp. FSL R5-0766, one region contains:
- a CDS encoding TetR/AcrR family transcriptional regulator — protein sequence MGRKQSFTETELLDTTKKLILEHGYDGFHLKLLSQHLSGARSTIYQYYSNKEEIVAACMKRSISTVLENSLAIDETDPMDALEQLLLIYAEESTLHQLLGDASKINTTNSSAAARDIEFIEKAHMTLKIQLSRLFERAQQDQALRQDIPLPVLIGVFFNLINTPNMLNIPTPDWGKLLFQMWVGGAKS from the coding sequence ATGGGAAGAAAACAATCTTTCACTGAGACAGAGCTACTGGACACAACAAAAAAATTAATACTTGAGCATGGCTACGACGGTTTTCATCTCAAGCTACTCTCACAGCATCTGTCTGGAGCCCGGAGCACGATATATCAATATTACTCTAATAAAGAAGAGATTGTTGCTGCTTGTATGAAGCGCTCCATATCAACCGTATTAGAGAATTCATTAGCCATTGATGAGACAGATCCAATGGATGCTCTCGAACAATTGCTCCTCATTTACGCAGAAGAATCTACGCTCCATCAACTTTTGGGAGATGCTAGTAAAATTAATACGACTAATTCTTCCGCAGCAGCGAGAGATATTGAATTTATTGAGAAGGCACATATGACTCTTAAAATTCAATTATCGCGCTTGTTTGAACGCGCTCAGCAGGATCAAGCCCTGCGACAAGATATTCCTCTACCTGTACTTATTGGTGTTTTTTTTAACTTAATTAATACGCCTAATATGCTAAATATCCCTACGCCTGATTGGGGGAAGCTGTTGTTTCAAATGTGGGTTGGGGGAGCCAAGAGCTAG
- the pdxA gene encoding 4-hydroxythreonine-4-phosphate dehydrogenase PdxA, whose protein sequence is MKPTIGITMGDAAGIGPEIIMKALGHQEMYDQCNPLVIGDAKILERVLPVIGSSLNVNAIQEPSEAKYEFGTVDVIDLNLVPADLEYGKVSAVAGDAAFQFLAKAIDLAKKQQIHSICTAPLNKEALHQGGHLYPGHTEILADLTDTQDFSMMLTTPNLRVIHLTTHMGLIDAIASINPERTYTVVKLAHDTLKKAGFENPRVAVCGINPHAGENGLFGNGEEEEKLQPGIERAQQEGINVVGPLPADTLFFRAGRGDFDIVVACYHDQGHAPIKVMGIEEGVNITVGLKGGIIRTSVDHGTAFDIAGKNIADDKSMLAAIRSAIELAPKDLV, encoded by the coding sequence ATGAAACCTACAATTGGAATTACGATGGGCGACGCAGCAGGTATTGGACCGGAGATTATTATGAAAGCACTGGGTCATCAAGAAATGTACGATCAGTGCAATCCACTCGTTATCGGTGATGCAAAGATTCTGGAGCGTGTGTTGCCAGTCATCGGTTCAAGTCTGAACGTTAATGCGATTCAAGAGCCTTCTGAAGCCAAGTATGAATTCGGTACTGTGGATGTGATTGATCTGAACCTCGTTCCTGCGGATCTGGAATACGGTAAAGTATCTGCCGTGGCTGGAGATGCAGCATTCCAGTTTCTCGCCAAAGCCATTGATCTTGCCAAAAAACAGCAGATTCACTCCATCTGCACCGCACCTTTGAATAAAGAAGCTCTCCATCAAGGGGGGCACCTGTATCCGGGGCACACCGAGATTCTGGCGGACCTGACGGATACGCAGGACTTCTCGATGATGTTGACCACGCCGAATCTGCGCGTTATTCACCTGACAACACACATGGGTCTGATCGATGCTATTGCGAGTATTAACCCGGAAAGAACCTACACCGTTGTGAAGCTTGCTCATGATACGTTGAAAAAAGCAGGTTTTGAGAATCCGCGCGTTGCCGTATGCGGAATCAATCCTCATGCCGGGGAGAACGGCTTGTTCGGTAATGGAGAAGAAGAAGAGAAACTGCAGCCCGGCATTGAGCGTGCGCAGCAGGAAGGCATTAACGTCGTTGGTCCACTCCCGGCGGACACACTCTTCTTCCGCGCTGGTCGCGGTGACTTCGATATCGTTGTAGCCTGCTACCACGACCAAGGCCACGCGCCGATCAAGGTAATGGGCATCGAAGAAGGTGTGAACATCACCGTTGGCCTGAAAGGTGGCATCATCCGTACATCCGTTGACCATGGTACAGCCTTCGATATCGCCGGAAAAAATATTGCCGATGATAAAAGCATGCTGGCTGCCATCCGCTCTGCTATTGAGTTGGCGCCGAAAGATCTGGTTTAG
- a CDS encoding four-carbon acid sugar kinase family protein: protein MKLAIIADDLTGANDSGVQLARHGLKTSVLFNIDEGPLTRYDAVVFDTDSRSISSQEAYDRVYQAAELLTNNGFETIFKKMDSTMRGNIGIEIDAVYDVVKPDFMMIAPGYPKNNRTILEGIHYLNGVPLADTEIAHDPKTPVTISYLPDLLKQQTKYEVGEITVADLEAGQNHIRTKLEQLKTKNIPYVMVDSTEERHLELILQMTRELEYTFTWAGSAGIANYLPAHYKLESRAESLDIPQNPGPILTVVGSVNKNSREQLHRLMRKSRVASVSFHSFKAVSATADRAEEMERVYNEVRDKALEGQDVVLYSTAEQVDIELARATGEIRGLNHTEVSNEIVLAMGEICARLLEEGLFKGVSMTGGDTAKQICLKWNISGFELLDELEIGVPISKFIGIDDLHVITKAGGFGKPDVFIHAIQKLKGGILV from the coding sequence ATGAAATTAGCCATTATTGCAGATGATTTGACCGGTGCCAATGACAGCGGGGTGCAGCTTGCCCGTCATGGCTTGAAGACCAGTGTTCTTTTTAATATAGATGAAGGCCCTCTTACACGTTACGATGCCGTCGTCTTTGATACAGATAGTCGTTCCATATCCTCGCAGGAAGCGTATGACCGTGTATATCAGGCTGCTGAATTGCTGACAAACAACGGATTTGAGACGATTTTCAAAAAAATGGACTCCACCATGCGCGGTAATATCGGCATCGAGATTGATGCTGTATATGATGTCGTAAAGCCGGACTTTATGATGATTGCCCCGGGTTATCCAAAAAATAACCGGACGATATTGGAAGGAATCCATTACCTGAACGGCGTTCCGCTGGCAGATACTGAAATTGCCCATGATCCGAAGACACCTGTAACGATTTCCTACCTTCCGGACTTGTTGAAACAACAGACCAAGTACGAAGTTGGTGAGATCACCGTCGCCGATCTGGAAGCCGGGCAGAATCATATTCGCACCAAGCTAGAGCAGTTGAAAACAAAGAATATCCCGTATGTAATGGTGGACTCCACCGAAGAAAGACATCTTGAACTGATTCTGCAGATGACTCGCGAGTTGGAGTATACCTTTACTTGGGCAGGTTCGGCGGGCATTGCCAATTACCTCCCCGCACATTACAAGTTGGAATCCAGGGCTGAGTCACTTGATATCCCGCAGAATCCCGGTCCAATCCTAACGGTGGTTGGCAGCGTGAACAAAAACTCCCGAGAGCAGCTGCATCGCTTGATGCGCAAGTCCCGCGTAGCTTCAGTCTCCTTCCATTCTTTCAAAGCGGTATCCGCAACCGCAGACCGCGCAGAAGAGATGGAACGTGTCTATAACGAGGTTCGAGACAAAGCGCTGGAAGGACAAGATGTTGTCCTCTACTCCACCGCTGAACAGGTGGATATCGAACTGGCACGAGCAACGGGCGAAATTCGTGGTCTCAATCACACGGAAGTCAGCAACGAGATTGTACTTGCGATGGGTGAGATCTGTGCCAGACTGCTGGAAGAGGGATTGTTCAAAGGAGTATCCATGACCGGTGGCGATACGGCAAAACAAATCTGTCTGAAATGGAATATTAGCGGCTTCGAGCTGCTGGATGAGCTTGAAATCGGCGTGCCGATCTCCAAGTTTATAGGGATTGATGATCTGCATGTGATTACCAAAGCAGGCGGATTCGGTAAACCGGATGTCTTTATCCATGCGATTCAAAAATTAAAAGGGGGTATTCTCGTATGA
- a CDS encoding 2-keto-3-deoxygluconate permease encodes MNIKATLDRIPGGMMVVPLLLGATINTFFPNALRIGGFTEALFVNSASTLIALFLLIAGTQITFKTAGSSVGKGVTLLVVKWAIGAALGLVAILFADSSGLFLGLAPLAIIAAMTNSNGGLYIALAGQYGKEDDKAAYPFLALSDGPFLTMVALSIFGAMGFANGMFSPMAFVAVLLPLIVGVIIGNLDRNLAEWLHKGSDKLVPFFAFSLGMGINFSSIIQGGLGGIMLGVLTVLLTGGIGFLLFKAIGWNPIVGASEGSTAGNAVGTPAAIVAANASFGPIAEIATVQIAASVVTTAILLPIFIGFLSKRLEKSGGVEKYNQRPTT; translated from the coding sequence ATGAACATTAAAGCAACTTTAGATCGCATCCCTGGCGGTATGATGGTCGTTCCCCTGTTACTTGGTGCAACCATCAATACATTCTTCCCGAATGCCCTGCGCATTGGCGGATTCACGGAAGCTCTCTTCGTTAACAGTGCCAGTACGTTGATCGCGCTGTTCCTGTTGATTGCGGGTACACAGATTACGTTCAAAACAGCGGGCTCATCCGTCGGCAAAGGCGTTACCTTGCTGGTCGTCAAGTGGGCGATCGGTGCAGCACTCGGTCTCGTTGCCATTCTATTTGCTGACTCAAGTGGATTATTCCTGGGTCTTGCCCCACTCGCCATTATTGCAGCAATGACCAACTCGAACGGTGGTTTGTACATTGCACTCGCCGGTCAATACGGCAAAGAAGATGACAAAGCAGCCTATCCGTTCCTCGCACTCAGCGATGGTCCATTCCTAACCATGGTAGCGCTCTCCATCTTCGGTGCGATGGGTTTTGCCAACGGCATGTTTTCCCCTATGGCCTTTGTTGCGGTATTGCTTCCGCTCATCGTTGGTGTCATTATTGGTAATCTGGACCGCAATCTTGCGGAGTGGCTGCACAAAGGCAGCGACAAACTTGTTCCGTTCTTCGCCTTCTCACTGGGTATGGGAATCAACTTCTCGTCGATCATCCAAGGTGGACTTGGTGGAATCATGCTTGGCGTTCTGACCGTTCTTCTCACAGGTGGAATTGGATTTCTGTTGTTCAAAGCCATCGGCTGGAACCCTATCGTTGGTGCTTCCGAAGGTTCTACAGCCGGGAATGCGGTAGGTACACCTGCTGCCATCGTGGCTGCTAATGCTTCATTTGGCCCGATTGCCGAGATTGCTACTGTGCAAATTGCGGCGAGCGTTGTAACAACAGCCATCCTGTTGCCGATCTTCATCGGGTTCCTCTCCAAACGACTGGAGAAATCAGGCGGCGTCGAGAAATACAATCAACGACCAACCACATAA